TATAGAAGAGTTTCAACCAGAAACTGTGACCGTAATAATCAAAAACATGTGTAAATTTGTATATTAGTAACCAAAGAGCATCCTACAAATGATTTGCAACATCCTAAAAATGACAGTGAGGAGGGTTTTCTATCCTCAGTCAAACTCACTTTCTTCTGTATCTTGTTTCAGAGCCAGAGATAAAAAGGACAAGTTAGATTTGAAGTAAAGTattgttgcctggcaacagcaTTGAAAACCCAGCAGTGTCTGGGGGtctaggattttttttttctcaaaacttTCTGTTTGTCCTTATACACACTCTCTAATTGTACACAGCAGTGAATATGAGgtgaaggaaacagaaaaatatattttatctttatgttttgtgCTTTGTGGTTGATAGCATCATCGTATTATGTGAGACTGTGGCTCTCATACCATTATTAtatgtgattttatgtttgaaGGAGAAGTTCTCAGGCACATTTTGGCACATGGCACTGAAACATTAAGTAAATGAAGTTTAATGATGTTTAGATATGGTGCCAGTGAGGGCTGGCCTGCGGTCCAGATGCTGTTTagtccagctgttttttttttctctctctctctaaatggATGCTGTGGAGTCTGGGGATTTGTGGGGAGGAACAGTGCAGAtgcactgacctctgaccctttgTTCCACTGAATAAATGGTAGATTACTGGGTGGCTGATTTgcttacagtaaataaatctgGCTCGCTGATGCCATCTAGTGATGTGCTCCTTGCACAAACCTAGTAGGTTAAAAGATTATTACAACAGGCATATGCAGAACAACTGCTGTGTTTGAGTCTGTTTCTTTTACATTTGACAAAGTCGGTGTAAAGATATTTATTCCAGAAACTTGTGACAGTGGAGAGACAATGAGAACATATTTTACTCTGTCTTCCACAACACTCTAATACAAAAAGCTTTTCCTCTTCACAGTCATGAATGAACAAACATAGAAAAGACAGCACTGTAGACAGTCACGAAATTCATAATGAGAGTACAAACATAAAGAGTGCTTCAGCTTGACTGCATGGGAGTGACCAGCTGCCTTTGCAAGTCTCCTGTCCATGCAGCTCATGAGCTGATTAGATTAATAATGATGTGGTAGTAAAGTGGAAGTTGTTTTGGAGTGACTCGACTCAGGCGAAGTTTTTCTTGAGGAAGTTGATGAGTCCATTGGTGGAGGAGTCGTGGGAGTGGACCTCAGAGGTATCCTTGAGCTCAGGCTCGATCTTCTTTGCGAGCTGTTTGCCCAGTTCAACTCTAATAATGCAGAGGGAGAAGACAGTAAACATTATGTCGCACAGTCACACAGTCATTATccccttttattttattcaatacATATATAACATCACAATATATTCTATACCTGTTTGTTGCAACTCTTCACTAAAGCTAGACTAAGTGAAACATTCAAACCcaatactttatattttatggCTGCACCATGCCATCAGATGGAAAAATTCTAGATCATTATACTCACATTTCTCCCAGATTCAGCCTgaaatatttagcattttttgGATATAACCGGAAACTCTGCTATAATTTGAAATAGAGTTCTGCAGATTTTATTAAATCTTGGCTGAACAGCATGAGTATGTAACGATGACAGGCATGCTCAATACAACCAGGAGTTTAAAACTGTCTTACCCCCACTGGTCAAAACTGTTGATCTCCCACATTACACCCTGGATGAAGATCTTGTGCTCATACATCGCTGTAAAACAAGACAGAATAATTATtgacacaacataaaaaatgatgaTAGAGATTAAGTCTTTCATTAAATTGGATttcagagaggaaaggaggacaTAATGTGTTGGGCTGTTTAGCTACAAACAGACCAACTGTTACTATGCAACAGTGTGCAGCATCCTCACTGAACCTTGTCTGTAATTTGTGCCATTTTGTCTATTTTGGGGATcatgtacatacatactgttCCGACTATCTAAAGATGTATAAGGTTCATCTCACAGTCTAGTTTATAGTCATATCAGTTATTACTTTGGAGTGTAGGGCAATGCAACTCAGAGAGATATGGACAGATTGTAGCAAAAAGGCCAATAAGCAGTctggaaaaagtgtttttaatgcaaCATGAACAAATAGTCAACGTGTAAGATATAGAGATTAAAGTCATTATGTGATAACAAGGATATAAATattgtatcagtgtgtgtgtaagtcatAAGAAACACTGTTCACGCTCACCTATAAGTGATCCAAGTGTGAACGGGGTCAGTTTCTTGAAGATGATTGAGTTGGTTGGCCTGTTTCCTTGGAATACCTGAGTTAAACAATAAGAAAGATTTAAAGACCGCTTTGTGCATGCTGTCATCACAATAAGGTTTAGATAGCTGTGTGTACTCATGGTCACTGGGGGGCACTACCTCCTATGCTCTGGTCCCAGTGCTTACTATAGTCTGCTGTTAGCAGGTCCTCGTGTCAAGCTTGATTTATTGTATAAAAGCAACATAAGGTGACTGCCTCTCCACAAATTGAGgtttaggttttttttgttattgtgttatgagagctgcagtcatttttcttattctttttttccacttacTTTGTGTGGCAGGATTTTCTCCAGAGCCTCTCCACTCAGGCCAGTGGCCTCCAGCTCCTTTCTGGCCTCCTCTGTAGTCTTACCCTTCATCAGAGCTTCTGTCTGAGCCAGGAAGTTAGCCAGCAGGATCTACAgccacatcaaacacacacaccttcagatACAGAGCAGCACAGTGTATGTTATCCCGTCAGTCTGGTGAGCCACTTATGTCTGTGTTGTACTCCAATATGTAGatgtgcaaaaacacattttctatagCGATAAAGTCTGAATTTCCTTATTATTGAGTTTTTCATGTATCTGTCTAAGGATACTAAATTACACCTGTCAGCAAAAGGTTGTCAGGGTTAGAGCTCTGTGGAAGCCTGATCACCAATTGTGGAGCTCATAGAGGTTCAGTGTCTTACCTCAGCTGCCTCTTGTGGTAGAAGAATGTGTGACCTTTAAGGATGATCTCTCAAAATATGTAATCCTCATATTTTGCAGGCAATTAATACGCACTAACTCTACTCCACTGTAGTTGTAGCTTAGATAACTGTTTCAAAAGAAGATGTTTTGTAGTCTTTGAGataaataactgtaataaaactgtaaaataaaatctagGGTTCCACCAGTAGTTGAAACAGGGCAACAAAATTCATCAAGTAGGTATACATTAGAGAAGGTTGGGAACTTAGTAATGCactgcacaggcacacacaggcATACCTTGTGGTGCAGGTTGTCTCTAATGGGATGCTGTGTCTGAGCTGGGATCAGGAAGTCAGAAGGCACCATGCGTGTTCCTGAGTTGGACACAGTCTACATTAATGACAAGTAACCAAAGGACTCCTGCTAGCACTGCTACcactaaaaaagaaacagaaaaatctgaCTCTGACGGACTGAATCATGTATATGTTGCAGTGATTGAATGATGTTACCTTGATGGATGAGCTGGTAGAAGGCATGCTGTCCATTGGTTCCTGGCTCTCCCCACACTATTGGCCCAGTGTGGTAGTTTACACGTGCTCCATGATTGGTGATGTACTTTCCATTGGACTCCATGTCACCCTAGATAACAAACACTTATCAAAACTGTCACATGCATTAAAATCTCTCTGATGTGTGTAGACTATTACCACAGACATATTGTTACGCTTTGCTCTGTCAGTTTGTGTTAATGTCATCATGCAAGATCAGAGTAATTTTATCCACAATCATTCTCTCTTTAgtcatgctgaatgatgttgccCGAGGAACCTCAACTAGTTAATTAAAAGTCATCTTTTAAATCAATCTCCTTCTCTTGGATGTTCTTGCAGAAACCTTTGAGGCTGACCTGTTGGAAGTAGGCAGTGAAGCGGTGCATGTACTGGTCATAGGGCAGCATGGCGTGGGTCTCAGCGTGGAAGAAGTTGATGTACCAGATGCCCAGCAGAGCCAGCAAGACGGGAGCGTTCTTTTCCAGAGGAGCGGTCCGGAAGTGGTTGTCCTACAGCAGATGAAGGGATgctaatttacatttttttacatttacattactgTCTTCTCTAAAGGAAGAAGGCATATATGAATAGTTATTCTACATGAGAAAGATGGAGAATGGAAGGTGTTGGAGTTGTACCTACCATCCAATGAGCTCCTGAAAGAAGCTTTTCAAAGTTGTCGAAGCctgatgaggagaggagatgtgACAGAGAAGTTAACTGACAAGAAACTATTGACCAAACAgttgaagtgattttttttaatacatcgTGTAATTTCTAAGTGTCTTTCCTTTATTTACTAGAGAAGAACGTAGTATATTTTATCTATGCTTGTGATGTGGCTTAAGGAATGACAATCTTAATCAGTTAGACTGTTTAACATTTTGATCCAGACTTAAATATCATAACTATTGGAGGGATTGCCAGTAAattttatataaacattatGGTTCCTAGAGGATGAATTCCTAATTTTTCCACTAGCACCACCACCATGAGGTTAATATTTAGGGTTTTGAGTTGAATTATTGCTTGGATTCCTAGGACATTTGGTACACACATTAATGTCccctgaaatgaactgaaataacTTGGCCCCTTGACTAATCAAGTGCCACTATCTGGTCTTAATTTCTGTGTCCAGCAATTAGCTTATGATTAAATACCGGAAAAAATATCGACAAAAAGGGATGATGTGTCTAAATATGACTGAAAGGAGTTGAATATACAAAAATGTCAGattcaaaacaaagtaaaatgcTTATTTTCGTTTTACATACCAATATGCAGGGCAATGGCCATTCCAATTGCAGACCATAAAGAGAAACGACCACCAACccactaaaagaaaaaaaaataaacaagaactgaaaatatatttatgcttTATACCAAAGTCTTTTGTAAAATGTGGGtttcaaagaagaagaacaagctTTGCATACAACAGAAGGTGCTGGTTCACTTCATCATTCAGCTTGTGATCTTTTGAAGGTCTTGTCAAATTTTGACTTTCTCTTAGAGATAGAAAAACTATATACTCTGTACTTGTAATGAGTCTATATCacagccgtttttttttttctgtgacataAAGGGCATATTATAGTTGTTACCCTTTAAATACCAACAATGTAACTAAATGCAGCTTCCTGACCTTTGATGCAACCCAGCCTTTACAGTAACCTCTCCACGAGAGAAGGTCGCTACCAATAATAACTGAGCCTGAAGAGAGAGGCTTCTGATTACCCAGCAGCTGCTGGCCAGAGTGTCCGTCCCACCTACTTCACAGGTCAAAAGTCTAGCTTATTTATAGCTGCTGCCTATGGCCCCCATCACAGTCTGTGGATGAAGACAGGACCTGCTGCACACAGTCTGCTTTAAGCATTAAAGAGAACTCACATCCCAGAACTCAAACATGTTCTCTGTGTCGATGCCGAAGTCCTTGACTTTGGGCTGAGGGGGAGACCGAGAAAAGTAGACAGTTAGGATCAGATGTCTGGACAGAGAAAGGAGGATTAACCTGTAAATAGACTTTTGTGACTTACTGCATTTGTGGAAAGGGCTACAAAATGCTTGGCAACAGCAGCTTTCTGTAGGAACATAGAGATGATATGATTGACAGGTATCAATAAGTCAACCTGaaaaatgctgctgttgtttgagGTGGCTGCATACTTACATCTTTGGCGTGCTCAAGGAACCATGCTTTGGCCGACTCAGCGTTGGTTATGGTCTCTTGGGTGGTGAATGTCTTCAAATGGAGAATTAGATAAATAAACCACACAATTAACCAAgtattaatatgaatatatatatacagatcTGCATGCAAATGATGATCTAGAAGGTTACAAAATGACACATCAGCAGGACCAGAAAAATGGAGAATGTCATTGCCTGAGTCCAAAGACATTTCCCACTAAATATAACTGTTAGAATAACTGTTGCCAATCAGTAAAAGCTGTTGCTGTTCTTGACACATCACTTGTGCCAAAGCTGGAAAGCTGCTCAGAGACATTCAGATGTGAATGTCAAGTGACATAACATTGGCTGCCTGGAAAGAGCATCTCATGGTGTACAGCACACTGAGATGAATCTGTCTGAAGGGAAGCTTTCTTTACAACTTGTCGTTCCATGAAAGGTTTTATACAAACTGagtaaacataaatatgaataagaaaacacattttcttcagatataaaatgttaatctAGTGCTAGCTACCTTGGATGCGATGATGAAGAGGGTTGTTTCAGCATTCAGCTGTGCCAGGGTTTTGGCAATGTGTGTTCCATCAATATTTGACACAAACCACACACGCGGTCCACCTTTTGAGTAAGGCTTCAGGGCCTCTGTCACCATCAAGGGGCCCTGAAATTTAAATCAGTTCAAGTTCAAATTCAGATAATACAGTTATTGTATCAATATTTTCCATATATTTCACTCACAAGGTCAGATCCTCCAATGCCAACATTGACAACGTCAGTCATGGCCTTTCCTGTGTAGCCTTTCCACTCTCCGCTGCGAACTCTCTGTAGCAGATGCAACAATACTGATCACTGCCTCAAACCTTCAGGAGCACGAGTACTAAACTCATACTATGAAATATGCTCCAGATAATAACTCCAGAGATTTTGCATCTTTCTGCTGGTACATTTGACTCACATGACAGAAGCCCTTCATCTTCTCAAGAACTTTGTTGACATCTGGCATCACATCCTTGCCCTCAACCATGATGGGAGTGTTGGAGCGGTTCCTCAGAGCCACGTGGAGCACAGCACGACCCTTCATTTCCACATCACCAAgggacagaacacacacttacactcagTACTGTGCCATTGATATTTTACTGTTGGCAGCTTATACTGTTGGTATAGAAGAGGTTAAAGATTATCCAGCTGTTGAATTTactcattttaatattcatttattaataagCCAAAACAACCAACCAGGGTAAATGTCAAGAGGTAAACACTGCCAAAAGTCAAGTTATAGCTAACATGTGGTCAACAATGAGTACCTCAGTGAAGTTGATCTTCTCTCCAGCGAACATCTTCTCTCTGGCAGCTTCGATTCCTCTTGACTTGGCCTGAAGAAGACAATATGTTTTAAGAAATTATATGGTACATTGTGGATATTAATAAAACTGATGGCCAATCCCTTTGATCATTCAGCttgtttacatacatacatacatacatacatacatacatacatacatatatagagCATATTTTGTTGCAAGATGAAGCCTGTATCATCACCCACTTGCAGCTTGCAGCAAAGGCCAACTTATCAGCTCTGATCAGATTGTATTAACAATGAGCTACAGAGCAAATCTAGATTTAGCACTTAAAAGGCCACAAATAATTAAGATGGAAATGAATTTACCAGATCAACTAACATCTTCATGACCTCATCAGTGATGAGATTCTTGGAATAATCCAGAAGAATGTCTCCATCCTCAGTTTTCAGTGTTAAACtgtccaaacacaaaaacacaacagcttgtgacatttaataatatcataacaaaatataacaaacagTATTATTCCGTGGGCAAGTGGCGCTTCGACATCTGTGTTCAATGTTATGTAAAAAAGTACACAGTTGCATAGGAGGAATGACTCATGGCATGTGATCATGTAATCGATGCTAATATTACAGCTTATTTACATGCATATAAAATACCTCATCCTGTTCAGCCGGTAAAAATAGTTTGGGATGGATGTATACCTGAGCTTGTTGAATCTCTCCTTGTCAGCCTCAAACATATGCCTCATGTTGAGGTTCAGTGCGTGGGCTGTGTACCAGTCCTGCAGCTTTTGGAAGTTGGGGTCCTGTGTGAGTCCCATGATGTCTGGAGAGGCTTGCTGTGCTCCACTGTATTCAACTAGCCTGGCTGAGTGCGAGTGAAAGGGTCAGAGGGAAAGCTTTTTGAAGGGCGTTCAGTCCAGATCCACACTTTGCCCCTCCTACAAGTGACACACCATATCATAACTGCACGGGGTTACAGTGCATGTTGGCAGGGGGAGTGTTATCAGTACAGCAACACAGTGGCGTATAGTTCAATGTCCTGCTCATATTACCGTGCAGTATTGCATTCCATACTGCTGTTTCACACATCGTAGATCCTtctgaaatacacacataagCTGTCTACATTATGAATAGTCTTTGCAGAATCCATTATCACTTACATACATATCATATAACTAGATATATTAACATGCATAAATGTCACAACCCCCAGACCTTCATTAACAGGTGCATACTGTAGTTCACAATAAGTAACAAAGTATTacttatttaaaacacacaaactctttaTAGGAAATATTTTTCTCCAATTTTTATGATTCTGTTCAAATAATTTCTTTGTGATAGGTtagggtttgttttttgtgccaAAATTTATGGAAATTGTGCTGAAAAATTTGTTCTTGTCTCCTAACAAATAAGATAATATGCACTCATGTTATTTATTCAGAAATTCGAGGAACAGAAGATTGCCAcccacattttctctctcccttttttattttcaaattgaAGCTATTTACTTTttcaaatattcattcattaatatgagtgttctttgtgtgtttgtaacaaCCACAAACCTATATTCCTATATTTTAGATAACTGTGCTGCATTATACATTGTGttataattttgtattttattttgtattatcataaaactatgttttctgtgtctttactttgacacaataaaaacaatgttaaacaaGTTTTGTGAACAAACAGCAGTATCATTAAAGCCTCACTCAAGTTCAGTTCTCActtaacaaaaatgtgattattcattattttcaccTTAAAAGTCAAAGCTATTAACACACTGTCTTTAACTCAGAATAACTCAAAATTCCAAaaattgtatgtttttgtaatttgggttCAAGTCTCATCCTCTCCTATATATAGAGCATCAGCATATTTATACAATAAGCTTTTTCAATGATTATTATCAACAACTATCTGTGTCTTTTAAAGTGATCTAGTCAAACAGACAAAGGGTAAGAAGAACAACAGATTTTTATCctatacaaataaactcaaCAAAAAGCTggacagcagaaacagaaaatacatgcaTTGAAGCATGTTGTATATTTTAGTACATAGAAATCTATGTAAAGTTACATAATGAAAAAGTCAAGTACCTAATGTCATTATGTAAACTCAAAAGTTGAAACCCCTTTGTTGCTTTTAAGTGT
The Larimichthys crocea isolate SSNF chromosome VIII, L_crocea_2.0, whole genome shotgun sequence genome window above contains:
- the gpib gene encoding glucose-6-phosphate isomerase b — protein: MGLTQDPNFQKLQDWYTAHALNLNMRHMFEADKERFNKLSLTLKTEDGDILLDYSKNLITDEVMKMLVDLAKSRGIEAAREKMFAGEKINFTEGRAVLHVALRNRSNTPIMVEGKDVMPDVNKVLEKMKGFCHRVRSGEWKGYTGKAMTDVVNVGIGGSDLGPLMVTEALKPYSKGGPRVWFVSNIDGTHIAKTLAQLNAETTLFIIASKTFTTQETITNAESAKAWFLEHAKDKAAVAKHFVALSTNAPKVKDFGIDTENMFEFWDWVGGRFSLWSAIGMAIALHIGFDNFEKLLSGAHWMDNHFRTAPLEKNAPVLLALLGIWYINFFHAETHAMLPYDQYMHRFTAYFQQGDMESNGKYITNHGARVNYHTGPIVWGEPGTNGQHAFYQLIHQGTRMVPSDFLIPAQTQHPIRDNLHHKILLANFLAQTEALMKGKTTEEARKELEATGLSGEALEKILPHKVFQGNRPTNSIIFKKLTPFTLGSLIAMYEHKIFIQGVMWEINSFDQWGVELGKQLAKKIEPELKDTSEVHSHDSSTNGLINFLKKNFA